In a genomic window of Bicyclus anynana chromosome 5, ilBicAnyn1.1, whole genome shotgun sequence:
- the LOC112050086 gene encoding uncharacterized protein LOC112050086 yields MNDELDFVSKLPARNLIDPNAFDVSMSAVLIGLGAEKYIDIFREHNIGQCTLIELTDEDLEKLGVTDPEIRKKLIEEVKNLPIYEDTAANQTTVSPNLSVIDIIDVLEESSQHMYRIYLSMMTNTLVLKKQKTPDCLIYKDKYASHIAVTTLSHMTNVLNSMEIALHTQMKIMSKDSRKKKTKKLVVGTVGSAVVVVLAIYFVRSLKQLQ; encoded by the exons ATGAATGACGAATTAGATTTTGTTTCTAAATTACCAGCGAGAAACCTGATTGATCCCAACGCCTTTGATGTGTCCATGAGTGCAGTATTGATCGGTCTTGGCGCtgaaaaatatatcgatatttttag AGAACATAATATTGGCCAGTGCACACTAATCGAATTGACCGACGAAGATTTGGAAAAATTAGGTGTCACTGATCCAGAAATCAGAAAAAAGCTAATAGAAGAAGTAAAAAATCTACCAATTTATGAGGATACAGCTGCAAACCAAAC GACAGTGAGCCCTAATTTAAGTGTCATAGACATAATTGATGTGTTGGAGGAGAGTTCACAGCATATGTACAGGATCTACCTCAGTATGATGACTAATACATTGGtgttaaaaaagcaaaaaacgCCTGATTGTTTGATATACAAAGACAAGTACGCATCACACATTGCTGTCACCACACTGAGTCATATGACAAATGTATTGAACTCAATGGAAATAGCCCTCCACACTCAAATGAAG ATAATGTCAAAGGACtcaagaaaaaagaaaactaagaAGCTTGTAGTCGGAACCGTCGGAAGTGCAGTCGTAGTTGTGTTAGCAATTTATTTTGTCCGCTCATTAAAGCAGTTACAATAG
- the LOC112050088 gene encoding uncharacterized protein LOC112050088 — MNDELDFVSKLPARNLIDPNAFDVSMSAVLIGLGAEKYIDIFREHNIGQCTLIELTDEDLEKLGVTDPEIRKKLIEEVKNLPIYEDTAANQTTVSPNLSVIDIIDVLEESSQHMYRIYLSMMTNTLVLKKQKTPDCLIYKDKYASHIAVTTLSHMTNVLNSMEIALHTQMKVYVSMHAYSQAWLLPSSHSHASFADDGVLMEMGKLATAALADMYGTKYQVGTAAEIRQPATGMSHDWAKARAGIKFSYHVDLRDSFGPYGFLLPGSQIVSTARETWQAVRAIVDNLSPGFK, encoded by the exons ATGAATGACGAATTAGATTTTGTTTCTAAATTACCAGCGAGAAACCTGATTGATCCCAACGCCTTTGATGTGTCCATGAGTGCAGTATTGATCGGTCTTGGCGCtgaaaaatatatcgatatttttag AGAACATAATATTGGCCAGTGCACACTAATCGAATTGACCGACGAAGACTTGGAAAAATTAGGTGTCACTGATCCAGAAATCAGAAAAAAGCTAATAGAAGAAGTAAAAAATCTACCAATTTATGAGGATACAGCTGCAAACCAAAC GACAGTGAGCCCTAATTTAAGTGTCATAGACATAATTGATGTGTTGGAGGAGAGTTCACAGCATATGTACAGGATCTACCTCAGTATGATGACTAATACATTGGtgttaaaaaagcaaaaaacgCCTGATTGTTTGATATACAAAGACAAGTACGCATCACACATTGCTGTCACCACACTGAGTCATATGACAAATGTATTGAACTCAATGGAAATAGCCCTCCACACTCAAATGAAG GTTTATGTATCCATGCACGCGTACTCACAAGCGTGGCTGCTGCCGAGTTCTCACTCGCACGCGTCTTTCGCTGATGACGGAGTGCTGATGGAGATGGGCAAGCTCGCCACCGCCGCCCTCGCGGACATGTACGGAACCAAGTATCAG GTTGGAACGGCGGCAGAAATCCGACAACCAGCTACAGGAATGTCCCACGATTGGGCAAAGGCCCGCGCCGGCATCAAGTTCTCCTACCACGTGGATCTGCGAGATTCCTTCGGACCCTATGGGTTCCTACTACCCGGCTCACAGATAGTATCCACGGCGCGTGAAACTTGGCAGGCTGTTAGAGCAATTGTAGATAATTTATCACCTgggtttaaataa